Proteins co-encoded in one Streptococcus parauberis NCFD 2020 genomic window:
- a CDS encoding thiolase family protein has translation MLHTKEEEIVIVGAARTPVGAFLGDLKTVPVEVLGEVALKEAVKRANLTVNDIDEVIVGHVTGSQTTNNLGNVIGINSGLPETSTGMTVNRICGSGIQSAVSATLELLHSNKKIIAAGGAESLSRAPYQLPDSARYQAFRLGDVKLIDANLEGHRSASGRNSGIEHMGNTAENVVRKYNISREKQDQFAYESQMKAAQAMNNGRFAQEIVPVEVPGRKGKVTIVEKDGHPRADTTLESLAKLRPAFEKDGSVTAGNASGLNDGGAFEIFTTESLAKEKGLEVMARVVDYQISGCAPETMGLGPVYAINDLLERQGLDLVKDIDVLEINEAFAGQTIGCLIELGIDMDTDFYKNKFNPHGGAVALGHPLGMSGARIITSLLYEFKNNPDKRYAIASACIGGGQGIALLLENGYYTGK, from the coding sequence ATGTTACATACTAAAGAAGAAGAAATTGTTATTGTTGGTGCAGCTAGAACTCCTGTTGGAGCATTTCTTGGTGATTTAAAAACTGTACCAGTTGAAGTTCTTGGGGAAGTAGCTTTAAAAGAAGCTGTAAAACGTGCTAACTTGACTGTAAACGATATTGACGAAGTTATTGTCGGTCATGTTACAGGATCACAAACAACGAATAACTTAGGAAATGTTATTGGTATTAATAGTGGTTTACCAGAAACATCAACAGGGATGACTGTAAACCGTATTTGTGGATCAGGTATTCAGTCAGCAGTTTCAGCAACTTTAGAATTACTTCATTCTAATAAAAAAATCATCGCAGCTGGTGGTGCAGAATCACTATCACGTGCACCTTATCAATTACCTGACAGTGCTCGTTACCAAGCTTTCCGTTTAGGTGATGTTAAATTAATTGATGCTAACTTAGAAGGTCACCGTTCTGCATCAGGTCGTAACTCTGGCATTGAACACATGGGAAATACAGCAGAAAATGTTGTTCGTAAATACAATATTTCTCGTGAAAAACAAGATCAATTTGCTTATGAGTCTCAAATGAAAGCAGCTCAAGCGATGAATAATGGTCGCTTTGCTCAAGAGATTGTACCAGTTGAAGTTCCAGGACGTAAAGGTAAAGTTACTATTGTTGAAAAAGATGGTCATCCACGTGCAGATACAACCTTAGAAAGCTTAGCTAAACTAAGACCTGCATTTGAGAAAGATGGATCTGTAACTGCAGGTAATGCATCTGGTTTAAATGATGGTGGAGCATTTGAAATCTTCACTACTGAGTCACTTGCAAAAGAAAAAGGCCTTGAAGTAATGGCGCGTGTTGTAGATTATCAAATCTCTGGTTGTGCTCCTGAAACAATGGGACTTGGTCCGGTCTATGCTATCAATGACTTGTTAGAACGTCAAGGACTTGACTTAGTTAAAGATATTGATGTTCTTGAAATTAACGAAGCCTTTGCTGGTCAAACAATTGGATGCTTGATTGAACTTGGTATTGATATGGATACTGACTTCTACAAAAACAAATTCAATCCACATGGTGGAGCAGTTGCTCTAGGACATCCTCTTGGGATGTCAGGTGCACGGATTATTACATCACTCTTATATGAGTTCAAGAATAACCCAGATAAACGCTATGCCATTGCTTCGGCATGTATCGGTGGTGGACAAGGTATTGCTTTACTTCTAGAAAATGGCTATTACACTGGTAAATAA
- a CDS encoding 3-hydroxyacyl-CoA dehydrogenase/enoyl-CoA hydratase family protein: MTQEFTVAVIGAGTMGSGIAQKIAQEGIKCYLVDVSQEAVDRGMGIIKTMLDQGKERKVFTEAFVEATLGNLIPTTNYEDLKSVDFVIEAVFEDEKVKADVLSKLDQICDEKTILSSNTSSFYIKNLAKATNRPDRFIGMHYFFHPAKNRLLEIISHEGTSPETVAIANKFSDMHGKTAITVKDAPGFAVNRFFVPWLTEAVKLFEEGVANKATIDAAARAAFKIGMGPFALMNATGIPVAYHSANTLGREVSDSYYPSQLLKEQTESRQLWDLEDGPIDESKFQAVQDHLLATVISVAGKLVEEGVASIEDVNRGAVVGLRWKVGPFQLANQIGVKKAYEMVEKLAEKRPGFEVSNLLKKQAELDKDFDFSFVDYSVVNGIARIRINRPEAMNALNPTVVGQLEEAFNKAEADDAVRAIVFSGAGKAFVAGADLKFFVDAIKTNSLDKNYAFTSGGHKLLRRIELSKKYTIALLDGLSLGGGSELALACQAIIATEKGSMGFPESGLGIYPGLGGMLRTNHQIGKELTKYYVLTGRGITAKDAADLGIVTKLAEAGNLNEAIEEVVTAGRPDKYRDRPLPEKYAEIKAAFSDANFANTVNGQASEGVSPEFAAKMAKTISYKGPGIVKLIPEMIDQQAELTLDEGIAYELSLLNETFAKEEALIGLEASLAGKRPDYSGLK; the protein is encoded by the coding sequence ATGACACAAGAATTTACAGTTGCCGTAATTGGCGCAGGAACGATGGGCTCAGGAATCGCCCAAAAAATTGCTCAAGAGGGTATTAAATGTTACTTAGTTGATGTTTCTCAAGAAGCTGTTGATCGCGGTATGGGTATCATCAAAACGATGTTGGACCAAGGGAAAGAGCGTAAAGTTTTCACTGAAGCTTTTGTTGAAGCGACTTTAGGGAACCTTATTCCAACAACAAATTATGAAGATCTTAAATCAGTAGATTTTGTTATCGAAGCAGTATTTGAAGATGAAAAAGTTAAAGCAGATGTTTTAAGCAAACTAGATCAAATTTGTGATGAAAAAACAATTTTAAGTTCAAATACTTCAAGTTTCTATATTAAAAACTTAGCTAAAGCCACTAACCGTCCAGACCGTTTTATTGGAATGCACTATTTCTTCCACCCAGCTAAAAACCGTTTATTAGAAATCATTTCGCATGAAGGAACAAGTCCAGAAACTGTCGCAATTGCTAATAAATTCTCTGATATGCATGGTAAAACAGCTATTACTGTTAAAGATGCTCCTGGTTTTGCGGTAAACCGTTTCTTCGTTCCTTGGTTAACTGAAGCTGTTAAACTTTTTGAAGAGGGAGTTGCTAATAAAGCAACAATCGATGCAGCGGCGCGTGCAGCTTTCAAAATTGGTATGGGTCCATTTGCCTTGATGAATGCTACAGGTATCCCAGTAGCTTACCACTCAGCAAATACCCTTGGTCGTGAAGTTAGTGATTCATATTACCCATCACAACTTTTGAAAGAACAAACAGAATCTCGCCAACTTTGGGATTTAGAAGATGGTCCTATTGACGAAAGCAAATTCCAAGCTGTTCAAGATCATTTACTTGCTACTGTTATCAGTGTTGCTGGTAAATTAGTTGAAGAGGGTGTAGCATCAATTGAGGATGTCAACCGTGGTGCGGTTGTTGGTCTTCGTTGGAAAGTTGGTCCATTCCAATTAGCCAACCAAATTGGTGTTAAAAAAGCCTATGAGATGGTCGAAAAACTTGCTGAAAAACGTCCAGGTTTTGAAGTTAGCAACCTTTTGAAGAAACAAGCAGAACTTGATAAAGACTTCGACTTCAGCTTTGTTGACTACTCAGTCGTTAATGGTATTGCTCGCATCCGTATCAACCGTCCAGAAGCCATGAATGCTCTTAACCCAACAGTTGTTGGACAACTTGAAGAAGCCTTTAACAAAGCTGAAGCAGATGATGCTGTTCGTGCAATTGTCTTCTCAGGAGCTGGTAAAGCCTTTGTTGCTGGAGCAGATTTGAAATTCTTCGTTGATGCTATCAAGACAAATTCACTTGATAAAAACTATGCTTTCACATCAGGTGGACATAAATTACTTCGTCGTATTGAATTAAGCAAAAAATATACTATTGCTTTACTTGATGGCTTATCATTAGGTGGTGGCTCTGAATTAGCACTTGCTTGTCAAGCAATCATCGCTACTGAAAAAGGCTCTATGGGATTCCCAGAAAGTGGACTTGGTATTTACCCAGGATTAGGTGGAATGCTCCGTACCAACCATCAAATTGGTAAAGAATTGACTAAATACTATGTGCTTACTGGCCGTGGAATCACAGCAAAAGATGCAGCAGATTTAGGAATTGTTACAAAACTTGCTGAAGCAGGAAATCTTAACGAAGCGATTGAAGAAGTAGTAACTGCGGGACGTCCTGATAAATACCGTGACCGTCCATTACCAGAAAAATATGCTGAAATTAAAGCTGCCTTCTCAGATGCAAACTTTGCTAATACGGTGAATGGCCAAGCTTCTGAGGGAGTTAGTCCTGAATTTGCAGCTAAAATGGCGAAAACAATTTCATACAAAGGTCCTGGCATTGTTAAATTAATCCCAGAAATGATTGATCAACAGGCTGAATTAACTTTGGATGAAGGCATTGCCTACGAGCTTTCATTACTCAATGAAACATTCGCAAAAGAAGAAGCACTCATTGGTTTAGAAGCTTCATTAGCAGGTAAACGTCCAGACTATAGTGGATTAAAATAG
- a CDS encoding class I adenylate-forming enzyme family protein, translating into MKNDWLAERARLSGSRIAIIEAEKGHRWTFQQMNQRAINLAYYLQSQGIEPGDRVALFSSNDIAHFDLLFACTKIGAIFIPLNWRLRDTEVEQIVKDSAPKIILYSRIHKTRLTLVDEHLLDLDIDSEAYNALVNPEVKHEIREKVFPAEDIAVLIYTSGTTGQPKGAMISHKAIITNALTSIPSWHLSDKDRGMTTTPMFHTAGLFCFTIPILVAGGQIIIQRFFYTDETIEIIRDFKPTKAFFVPTMCYMLADSDLFVKENFKSLEMVISGGAPLSEKVYRLFADLDLPLVNSYGLTEIGPNNFSIHPALQKSKPTSVGKPILFNTVRLVDENGQDVADGEIGELIISNEARFSGYWNKPEETAKTLKDGYVYTGDLARIDADGDYFIVGRSKEMIITGGENVYPSEVETVLNQFPQVMDSAVFGIPAEQWGESVVAAIILKEDSGDILEELKEFAREHLAGYKTPKRYYILAEFPKSPVGKIDKKALLAMAKEEEERHASREKVQQIIM; encoded by the coding sequence GTGAAAAATGATTGGTTAGCTGAAAGAGCTCGTTTAAGTGGCTCAAGAATTGCAATAATAGAAGCTGAAAAGGGTCATCGTTGGACTTTTCAGCAAATGAATCAGCGTGCTATTAACCTAGCATACTATTTACAATCACAAGGTATTGAACCTGGTGATCGTGTAGCTCTTTTTTCATCAAATGATATTGCCCACTTTGATCTGCTCTTTGCTTGTACCAAAATAGGTGCGATCTTTATTCCTTTGAATTGGCGCCTAAGAGATACCGAAGTAGAGCAAATTGTTAAGGACTCTGCTCCTAAAATAATTCTCTACTCAAGAATCCATAAAACAAGATTAACCCTTGTTGATGAGCACTTGCTTGATTTAGATATTGATTCTGAAGCGTACAATGCTTTGGTTAATCCAGAAGTCAAACATGAGATTAGAGAAAAAGTCTTCCCAGCTGAAGACATTGCCGTATTAATTTATACCAGTGGAACAACTGGCCAACCCAAAGGTGCAATGATTAGTCATAAGGCAATCATCACTAATGCTTTGACCAGTATTCCTAGCTGGCATTTGTCTGACAAAGATCGTGGGATGACAACGACACCGATGTTTCACACAGCAGGACTGTTTTGTTTCACAATCCCAATCCTAGTTGCTGGTGGACAAATTATTATTCAACGCTTTTTCTACACAGATGAAACCATTGAAATTATTAGAGATTTTAAACCAACAAAAGCCTTCTTTGTACCGACAATGTGTTACATGTTGGCTGACTCCGATTTATTTGTCAAAGAAAATTTCAAATCTCTTGAAATGGTCATTTCAGGTGGTGCACCACTGTCTGAAAAAGTTTATCGCTTATTTGCAGACCTTGATTTACCACTGGTTAATTCCTATGGATTGACAGAAATTGGTCCAAATAATTTCTCAATTCACCCAGCTTTACAAAAAAGTAAACCAACTTCAGTTGGTAAACCAATTCTTTTCAACACAGTTCGTTTAGTAGATGAGAATGGACAAGATGTAGCTGATGGAGAAATTGGTGAATTGATTATTAGTAACGAGGCCCGTTTTTCAGGCTATTGGAATAAACCTGAAGAAACTGCTAAAACACTTAAAGATGGTTACGTCTATACAGGAGATTTAGCAAGAATAGATGCTGATGGTGACTATTTTATCGTTGGTCGTAGTAAAGAAATGATTATTACGGGTGGTGAAAATGTCTACCCAAGTGAAGTTGAAACAGTCTTAAATCAATTTCCTCAAGTCATGGATTCAGCAGTCTTTGGAATTCCTGCTGAACAATGGGGAGAGAGTGTTGTAGCAGCTATTATTCTAAAAGAAGATAGCGGTGATATCCTTGAAGAATTAAAAGAATTTGCTAGAGAACACTTAGCTGGCTACAAAACACCAAAACGCTATTATATCTTAGCAGAGTTTCCAAAATCACCAGTTGGAAAAATAGATAAAAAAGCTTTACTTGCAATGGCTAAAGAAGAAGAAGAAAGACATGCAAGTCGTGAAAAAGTACAACAAATTATTATGTAA
- a CDS encoding acyl CoA:acetate/3-ketoacid CoA transferase, whose amino-acid sequence MEKLISYREAANLVKDGDLLATLTFGLGGLPEQLLIGVEERYAEEQHPKDITFMWSCGIGNNQYGRGADHMTAPGMVKRIIAGHVGSSPGMVEKIVNNEYEVYLWPQGVITQLYRSIAGRKPYLSKVGLKTFVDPRLEGSKSTSITKEELIKLVEFNGEEWLHYPNLKIDVAFIRGTYSDENGNISLKDETCKLEQLELAMATKNSGGIVVCQVKKVVQNGQIHPKDVQIPFGLVDYVVIGEDEYHKQTMGTIYDPVLCGDIRVPVNHDKVVPAPLTTRKITARRAAMELRPGDTINLGFGSPDMVAQVAAEEGVSDRYHATLEMGLWGGIPAVGLDFGSALNHEASIPMTNQFDFYDGNGLDLTVLGIGEIDQYGNNNVTKFGPKVPGPGGFINISQNTKRIVFIGTFTVGGKVHCEDGKLIIDEQGRGPKFIKNVEQVSFSGEYATESGQEVLYVTERAVFDLHEGQVRLIEIAPGVDLQKDILDQMEFTPSIAEDLRVMDSGLFSENWGKLADIIDSKKA is encoded by the coding sequence ATGGAAAAATTGATTAGCTACAGAGAAGCAGCCAATCTCGTTAAAGACGGTGATTTACTTGCAACCCTGACCTTTGGTCTAGGTGGTTTGCCAGAGCAATTACTTATCGGTGTTGAAGAGCGTTATGCAGAAGAACAACATCCAAAAGATATTACTTTTATGTGGTCTTGTGGTATTGGTAATAACCAATACGGACGTGGTGCCGATCATATGACCGCACCAGGTATGGTTAAACGGATTATTGCAGGTCACGTTGGTTCATCACCAGGTATGGTTGAGAAAATTGTTAACAACGAGTACGAAGTTTATTTGTGGCCACAAGGGGTTATCACTCAATTGTATCGTTCAATTGCTGGACGCAAACCCTACCTCTCTAAAGTTGGTCTAAAAACCTTTGTTGACCCACGCTTAGAAGGATCTAAATCAACATCAATCACTAAAGAAGAGTTGATTAAATTAGTTGAATTTAATGGTGAAGAATGGCTACATTATCCAAACTTGAAGATCGATGTTGCCTTTATTCGTGGAACCTACTCTGATGAAAATGGAAACATCTCACTAAAAGATGAAACATGTAAGCTAGAACAATTGGAATTAGCTATGGCGACTAAAAATTCTGGTGGGATTGTTGTCTGCCAGGTCAAAAAAGTTGTTCAAAATGGGCAAATTCATCCAAAAGATGTTCAAATTCCATTTGGTTTAGTTGACTATGTGGTTATTGGTGAGGATGAATACCATAAACAAACCATGGGAACTATCTACGATCCAGTCCTTTGTGGTGACATTAGGGTGCCAGTAAACCATGATAAAGTTGTTCCTGCACCATTAACAACACGTAAAATCACAGCCCGTCGTGCGGCTATGGAATTACGCCCTGGTGATACCATTAATCTAGGTTTTGGTTCACCAGATATGGTAGCCCAAGTTGCTGCAGAAGAAGGTGTAAGCGATCGCTACCATGCGACACTTGAAATGGGACTTTGGGGAGGAATTCCAGCAGTTGGTTTAGACTTTGGTTCGGCATTGAACCATGAAGCGTCTATCCCAATGACTAATCAGTTTGACTTTTATGATGGAAATGGTCTAGATCTAACAGTTCTTGGTATTGGTGAAATTGACCAATATGGTAACAACAATGTTACTAAATTTGGTCCAAAAGTACCTGGACCTGGTGGATTCATTAATATCTCACAAAATACTAAACGGATTGTCTTTATCGGAACCTTTACAGTTGGTGGTAAAGTACACTGTGAGGATGGTAAATTAATCATTGATGAGCAAGGCCGTGGACCTAAATTCATCAAGAATGTTGAACAGGTAAGTTTCTCTGGGGAATATGCGACAGAATCCGGTCAAGAAGTCCTCTATGTTACTGAACGTGCGGTCTTTGATTTACATGAAGGTCAAGTTCGCTTGATTGAAATTGCACCTGGTGTTGATTTACAAAAAGATATCCTTGATCAAATGGAATTTACACCATCAATTGCTGAAGATTTAAGAGTAATGGATTCTGGTCTCTTCAGTGAAAACTGGGGTAAACTAGCTGACATTATTGATTCAAAAAAAGCTTAA
- a CDS encoding helix-turn-helix domain-containing protein translates to MTKVINNKSREKFIENIETHLKKTSRQLLNRNSRDEILTIVGQSFRELLSADFVCIGINVKDYLRLHYLSGVESIRELFPYPTDQVDPILYQQSIKSDDHLLREDSVLIKYFEEHQIASWFTIPITENQSNQGLIIVGYFDERPFIDEMRTVFKELGEYVAIAMDMIQKNENSQKNLRLITHSAHQLMMQDSIEDLLAQIINLSGREAKTHYTGIYLLDESREAMLLQKPTFGYVPKDHYIRLSRGNALRDYFPHVEQIGFQQITMPISLNGQLVGALFCQKSGDNIFSAKDFELLQTYTNYFSAMYENLSLRRSEFERRQALEELLALQTNLIKKSIDQVDIDEMNQVLSEFIMNDVLVFDPFFNLTAYNQLKDSQLPLDLVVAEIQKEKSSYQNKPSRFTLQVAEEKLVFNKIEGDREALGYLVYSQKNRPSNQENFSLAISMAISIYATFFMKYKIERDALNQLKNSFVGALLSSKARDEMDQIIDYASYFNFDINQYHTVAVVDVHSQEVDHQDLINQRIQRNKLFNEMVYHLNNYDKHLISAIFKGKLLLFKSQESLSDNGYWEKLYDYLQAHQSEQVNLWLAVGSSVKQIVDYRDSYKKAQHVLNVMQNTAYGKQVASFSELGSYSLLNTLTHSDDSKLFVKAQLGGIWLFSKEQSLDLFQTLRVYLENQCQIKASSDQLYIHRSTFLYRLEKIKDILGFDINQEHTQFNLLLAYHLFDLYGPSIFD, encoded by the coding sequence ATGACAAAAGTAATAAATAATAAAAGCCGTGAAAAATTTATTGAGAATATTGAAACTCACTTGAAAAAGACTTCACGTCAATTATTAAATCGGAATTCTCGGGACGAAATTTTAACAATTGTTGGCCAAAGTTTTAGGGAGCTTCTCTCAGCTGATTTTGTTTGCATTGGCATTAATGTCAAAGATTATTTGCGACTTCATTACCTAAGCGGGGTGGAGTCTATTCGGGAATTATTCCCTTATCCTACTGATCAAGTAGATCCAATTCTTTATCAGCAAAGCATCAAGTCAGATGACCATCTCCTACGAGAAGATTCTGTTCTAATCAAGTATTTTGAAGAGCATCAGATTGCTTCTTGGTTCACGATTCCTATTACTGAGAATCAATCCAACCAAGGGTTAATTATTGTCGGTTATTTTGATGAGAGACCTTTCATTGATGAGATGCGGACTGTTTTTAAAGAGTTGGGTGAATACGTAGCCATTGCTATGGATATGATTCAAAAAAATGAAAATAGTCAGAAGAATCTCCGTCTGATTACCCATTCAGCCCATCAATTGATGATGCAAGATTCCATTGAGGACCTCTTGGCTCAGATTATCAATTTGTCTGGACGTGAAGCAAAGACCCATTATACGGGGATATATTTGTTGGATGAAAGTCGAGAAGCCATGCTCTTACAAAAACCAACCTTTGGCTACGTTCCAAAAGACCATTATATCCGACTCAGTCGTGGCAATGCCCTTCGTGATTACTTCCCTCACGTTGAACAGATTGGCTTCCAACAAATCACAATGCCTATTAGCTTAAATGGTCAATTAGTAGGAGCCCTTTTCTGCCAAAAATCAGGAGACAACATCTTTTCAGCCAAAGATTTTGAGTTACTTCAGACTTATACTAATTATTTTAGCGCCATGTACGAAAACTTGTCCTTGCGTCGGAGTGAGTTTGAACGTCGTCAGGCCTTGGAAGAATTGCTAGCGCTGCAAACTAATTTAATCAAAAAATCGATAGACCAAGTTGATATTGATGAGATGAACCAGGTACTGTCAGAATTTATCATGAACGATGTACTGGTTTTTGACCCATTTTTTAATCTGACAGCTTATAATCAGCTCAAAGATAGCCAATTGCCATTAGATTTAGTGGTGGCAGAAATTCAAAAGGAAAAAAGTTCCTATCAGAATAAGCCTTCGAGATTTACCTTACAGGTGGCTGAAGAAAAACTAGTCTTTAATAAAATTGAAGGGGATAGAGAAGCCCTAGGTTATTTGGTTTATAGTCAAAAGAACCGACCAAGCAACCAAGAAAACTTCAGCCTAGCTATTTCCATGGCTATTAGTATCTACGCTACTTTCTTTATGAAGTATAAGATTGAACGCGATGCCCTCAACCAATTGAAAAACTCATTTGTCGGCGCTCTCTTATCAAGTAAAGCGCGTGATGAAATGGACCAAATTATTGATTATGCTTCTTACTTCAATTTTGATATCAATCAATACCATACAGTGGCAGTAGTTGATGTTCACAGTCAAGAAGTTGATCACCAAGATCTCATTAATCAACGGATACAACGTAATAAACTCTTTAATGAAATGGTTTACCATCTGAATAATTACGATAAGCATTTGATCTCAGCTATTTTTAAAGGGAAACTATTGCTCTTCAAATCTCAAGAAAGCTTATCAGATAATGGATACTGGGAAAAGCTTTATGATTATCTGCAAGCTCATCAATCTGAGCAAGTTAACCTATGGTTGGCCGTTGGTAGCAGTGTTAAACAAATTGTGGATTATCGAGACAGCTATAAGAAAGCTCAACATGTTTTAAATGTTATGCAGAATACTGCTTATGGCAAACAGGTGGCTTCCTTTAGTGAGCTGGGTTCTTATTCACTACTTAATACCTTAACTCATAGTGATGACTCCAAACTCTTTGTTAAAGCGCAATTGGGTGGCATCTGGTTATTTTCAAAAGAACAATCCTTAGATTTATTCCAGACCCTACGTGTCTATTTGGAGAATCAATGTCAGATTAAAGCTAGTTCAGATCAACTCTATATCCATCGCTCGACCTTTTTATATCGTTTGGAAAAAATTAAAGATATCCTTGGATTTGATATTAATCAGGAACATACACAATTTAATTTGCTACTGGCTTACCATCTTTTTGATCTGTACGGCCCAAGCATCTTCGACTAA
- a CDS encoding DUF368 domain-containing protein, translated as MVSFLGRLLKGMIIALGFILPGVSGGVLAAVLGIYERLIRFIAHIRDNFWENLIFFFPVGIGGILGIALFSFPVEYLLSHYQVPVLWGFAGAIIGTLPSLFEESTQKSKRDSIDIVYLVATFVISGLFLYFLNDLTGTIPANFMTFILAGALIALGVLVPGLSPSNLLLIMGIYTPMLKGFKGLDLTGTFLPIAIGGLLAMAAFSKVMDYALDHYHSRVYHVIIGIILSSTLLILIPVPNSPEAIDYSGAGLATWGMALLLFGLGIWLGLWMSQLENKYK; from the coding sequence ATGGTTTCGTTTTTAGGTCGTCTTCTTAAAGGTATGATTATTGCCTTAGGTTTTATATTACCCGGTGTTTCTGGTGGTGTTCTGGCAGCTGTTTTAGGTATTTATGAACGCTTAATTCGCTTTATTGCCCATATCCGTGATAATTTTTGGGAGAATCTTATATTCTTTTTCCCCGTTGGTATCGGCGGTATCTTGGGAATTGCCCTCTTTTCATTTCCAGTAGAGTACTTGCTTAGCCATTACCAAGTTCCCGTCCTATGGGGCTTTGCGGGGGCTATTATTGGAACCCTACCAAGTTTATTTGAAGAATCTACACAAAAATCAAAGAGAGACAGCATTGATATCGTCTATTTAGTGGCAACTTTTGTCATTTCTGGACTATTTCTCTATTTTCTTAACGATTTAACTGGAACTATTCCAGCCAACTTTATGACCTTTATCTTAGCAGGAGCTTTGATTGCACTTGGTGTTCTTGTTCCTGGTTTAAGCCCTTCTAATCTTTTATTGATTATGGGGATCTATACTCCCATGCTCAAAGGCTTTAAAGGGCTTGATTTAACTGGAACCTTCTTACCTATCGCCATTGGTGGGCTATTAGCTATGGCTGCCTTCTCAAAAGTCATGGATTACGCCCTTGACCACTACCACTCCCGGGTTTATCACGTGATTATCGGGATTATCTTATCCAGCACCTTATTGATTCTGATTCCCGTTCCTAATAGTCCTGAGGCTATTGACTATAGCGGAGCAGGATTGGCCACTTGGGGAATGGCTTTGCTGTTATTTGGCCTAGGCATCTGGCTAGGACTTTGGATGAGTCAATTAGAGAATAAATACAAATAA
- a CDS encoding helix-turn-helix domain-containing protein, with protein MELGKKLSSCRKKAGLSQEDLAEKIYVSRQTISNWENDKSYPDIHSLIALANLFQLSLDQLVEGDIDEMKKIVQSDDLKTFNRDAWGMTIGSLLMAITAYPLIHFLGKSGFIMLIVEWLVLMFFALRIEKFKKENSVQTYKEILAVSKGQTLDKVESIAEKAKYPYQKPLIVVAYTLLFCLIMGLSVFIINSLF; from the coding sequence ATGGAACTTGGAAAGAAACTGAGCTCTTGTCGTAAAAAGGCTGGGCTCTCTCAAGAAGACTTAGCGGAAAAAATCTATGTTTCACGTCAAACCATTTCAAATTGGGAAAATGACAAATCCTATCCGGACATTCACAGTTTGATTGCTTTGGCGAACCTCTTCCAGCTAAGTTTAGATCAATTAGTAGAAGGAGATATTGACGAAATGAAAAAAATTGTTCAAAGTGATGACTTAAAAACGTTTAACCGGGATGCTTGGGGCATGACTATCGGTTCTCTTTTGATGGCTATTACGGCTTATCCGTTGATTCATTTTTTGGGGAAATCAGGATTTATAATGCTGATAGTGGAATGGCTTGTCCTCATGTTCTTTGCCTTACGCATTGAAAAATTCAAAAAAGAAAATAGTGTCCAAACTTACAAAGAAATCCTAGCCGTTTCGAAAGGTCAAACCCTAGATAAGGTTGAAAGTATCGCAGAAAAAGCCAAATACCCATATCAGAAACCATTGATAGTAGTTGCTTACACCCTTCTCTTTTGTCTGATTATGGGGCTTTCAGTTTTTATAATAAATAGTCTTTTCTAA
- a CDS encoding NAD(+) diphosphatase, which yields MQKHCQECGTKLIAKELVNEGQIPFCETCDQFRFPSFNTAVSLIVVNQSNNKILLIQQYGRPRKILVAGYVGKGENLEDTALRELKEETGLTGLSISFNKSQFFEPSNTLMCNFTVFVKDDSDFQVNHEIDAYDWYSAEEARQHIFPNSLAAAFLNHYLDQKKI from the coding sequence ATGCAAAAACACTGTCAAGAATGTGGTACAAAACTCATTGCCAAAGAATTGGTAAACGAAGGTCAAATTCCATTTTGTGAGACCTGTGACCAATTTCGTTTCCCAAGTTTCAATACTGCTGTCAGCTTAATTGTTGTTAACCAAAGCAACAACAAGATTCTCCTCATCCAACAATATGGACGGCCCCGTAAAATCTTAGTAGCCGGTTACGTTGGTAAAGGTGAAAACCTTGAAGATACGGCCTTACGTGAATTAAAGGAAGAAACTGGCTTGACAGGTTTGTCAATTTCCTTTAACAAGAGTCAATTCTTTGAGCCATCCAATACACTCATGTGTAACTTTACTGTGTTTGTCAAAGACGATAGCGACTTTCAAGTAAATCACGAGATTGATGCCTATGATTGGTACAGTGCTGAAGAAGCCCGACAACATATTTTTCCCAATAGCTTAGCCGCTGCTTTCTTAAATCATTATTTAGATCAAAAGAAGATCTAA